In Nanohaloarchaea archaeon SW_7_43_1, a single window of DNA contains:
- a CDS encoding ATP-binding protein, translating into MCSISGAEEEKLVERLIQCTEHRGDSPSLEKVEDLCLGHVLHSIVGEVSQPLGNEGLISANCEIYNWKELREKYGLEAENDAELLLKMLDREGLDALQELDGIYAFAYLKDQELVIARDVTGVNPVWYSKEPFVFCSEKQALEKNEIECRELHPRRILKYNIETSEISFKNREFFEIDVGERKSIDERAEEIKELFLKSVEKRVPEEEDVALLFSGGVDSTMVAAALQELGIGFTAYTAGIQYGNIDAPRDVKWAEEIADEMDIDLEVHESNLEEVEESLREITEWISSSSTVKNGVALPFHLSLQQTDEKVVMSGLGSEQLYAGYHRQQGYLNKECLSGLRGIFERDLYRDNVISFRNGCELRVPFLDHSLIEHALTVPEDYKVNEEYRKLVLRNAAEKLGVPEKVVWRNKTAAQYGSNFDKAINRLAKNNSFDLKQKYLNSLRDKSNNRLVALTSGGKDSNAALYRMKRRNNDISCLLTLRSENKDSYMFDSKKKRKDLEWQSEQLDTPLIIQETKGQKEEELEDLKKGLERAINEYNVEVVVAGALASTYQRDRVEKIAEELGLKVFAPLWQEYQENYMKWLVREGFQVEITDVAARGLEKSWEGKVLDQESVDKLIELSQEYGFNPAGEGGEYETKVVGFPSSMFSDK; encoded by the coding sequence ATGTGTAGCATATCTGGAGCTGAGGAAGAAAAGCTGGTTGAAAGACTGATTCAATGTACGGAACACAGAGGCGACAGCCCTAGCTTAGAAAAGGTAGAGGATCTCTGTCTGGGCCACGTGCTTCACTCTATCGTTGGTGAAGTCAGCCAGCCGTTAGGAAATGAGGGATTGATTTCAGCTAACTGCGAGATCTACAACTGGAAAGAGCTAAGAGAGAAATACGGGCTTGAAGCCGAAAATGATGCGGAGCTTCTGCTAAAAATGCTTGATAGAGAAGGTTTGGATGCGCTCCAGGAACTTGATGGCATCTATGCTTTCGCCTACCTGAAAGATCAAGAACTGGTCATTGCCAGAGACGTGACCGGAGTTAATCCTGTCTGGTACTCCAAAGAGCCTTTTGTATTCTGCTCGGAGAAACAGGCGCTGGAAAAAAATGAGATAGAATGCCGGGAGCTGCATCCGAGAAGAATACTGAAATATAATATTGAAACCAGTGAGATCAGCTTCAAAAACAGGGAGTTCTTCGAGATAGATGTCGGAGAGAGGAAGAGTATAGATGAACGTGCCGAGGAAATAAAGGAGCTCTTCCTGAAATCAGTGGAGAAGAGAGTTCCTGAGGAAGAGGATGTAGCACTTTTATTCTCTGGGGGAGTTGACTCTACGATGGTTGCAGCTGCTCTCCAGGAACTTGGTATTGGTTTCACCGCTTACACTGCAGGGATCCAGTACGGAAACATTGATGCACCTAGAGATGTTAAGTGGGCAGAAGAAATCGCTGACGAAATGGATATAGACCTTGAAGTTCATGAATCGAATCTGGAGGAGGTTGAGGAAAGCCTGAGAGAGATTACCGAATGGATTTCTTCCAGCTCTACGGTGAAAAACGGGGTGGCTCTGCCCTTTCATCTATCCCTACAACAGACAGATGAGAAAGTAGTGATGTCAGGTCTCGGGTCGGAGCAACTTTACGCAGGTTATCATAGACAGCAAGGCTATTTGAACAAAGAATGTCTGTCCGGTTTGAGAGGTATTTTCGAGCGTGATCTGTACCGTGATAATGTCATCAGTTTCAGGAATGGCTGTGAGCTTCGAGTGCCTTTCCTTGATCACAGTCTAATTGAACATGCACTTACAGTACCTGAAGATTACAAGGTCAATGAGGAATACAGGAAACTTGTGCTGAGGAATGCAGCGGAGAAACTTGGAGTTCCTGAAAAAGTTGTCTGGAGAAATAAAACTGCGGCACAGTACGGCAGTAACTTCGATAAGGCGATCAATCGGCTTGCCAAGAATAACAGTTTTGACCTTAAGCAGAAGTATCTGAACTCGCTGAGAGATAAATCTAACAACAGATTGGTTGCACTGACTTCAGGAGGTAAAGACTCCAATGCAGCACTTTATCGAATGAAACGTAGGAACAATGATATCAGCTGTCTGCTTACTTTGAGAAGTGAGAACAAAGATAGTTACATGTTCGACTCGAAGAAAAAGAGGAAAGACCTAGAATGGCAGTCAGAGCAGCTTGATACACCTCTTATCATTCAGGAGACAAAGGGTCAAAAAGAAGAAGAGCTGGAGGATCTGAAGAAAGGACTGGAAAGAGCTATCAATGAGTATAATGTTGAAGTTGTCGTCGCTGGCGCTCTGGCATCGACATATCAGCGTGACAGAGTGGAGAAGATTGCTGAGGAGCTTGGTCTGAAGGTCTTTGCACCGCTTTGGCAGGAGTATCAGGAGAATTACATGAAGTGGCTGGTGAGGGAAGGATTCCAGGTGGAGATAACTGATGTTGCGGCACGAGGGCTGGAGAAATCTTGGGAGGGGAAGGTTTTGGATCAGGAATCCGTAGATAAACTAATAGAGCTTTCCCAGGAGTACGGTTTCAATCCAGCTGGAGAAGGCGGAGAGTACGAGACGAAAGTAGTGGGATTTCCCAGCTCTATGTTTTCAGATAAGTAA
- a CDS encoding DUF456 domain-containing protein — protein MVDLILGLSVLLLVAGVIGSFAPLVPGALLSIIGVTLYWWNTGFTQPSIVVVVLLYLTALTALLFDLFAGAIGSKAGGASNKTVQMAAIAGLVFFFVAGPVGMIAGVTGVVLAREYLITGESKKSLKAAAYTAISVLGSAIIQGFLTGLTLIIFLAALLI, from the coding sequence ATGGTGGATCTGATACTTGGTCTTTCAGTTTTGCTTCTTGTCGCAGGTGTAATAGGGAGTTTTGCTCCACTCGTTCCAGGTGCTCTGCTCTCAATTATCGGAGTGACTTTGTACTGGTGGAACACAGGTTTCACACAGCCGAGTATAGTTGTAGTTGTTTTGCTCTACCTAACTGCTTTAACAGCGCTTCTGTTTGATCTGTTTGCCGGTGCGATAGGTTCAAAAGCTGGTGGTGCCTCGAATAAAACCGTTCAGATGGCGGCGATCGCCGGACTTGTATTCTTCTTTGTGGCCGGACCGGTTGGAATGATTGCCGGAGTTACAGGAGTTGTGCTGGCAAGAGAATACCTTATAACAGGAGAATCGAAGAAAAGTCTTAAAGCAGCAGCCTACACAGCGATCTCTGTACTGGGATCGGCTATCATCCAGGGATTCCTGACAGGTCTAACACTGATAATTTTCCTGGCTGCGTTACTTATCTGA
- a CDS encoding complex I NDUFA9 subunit family protein has product MRIFITGGTGFVGSHLTRKLVENHEVTVGSLSPEEATLELPEEVERERIDVTDKEVLDFSDYECVIHLVALSPLKKPPIPYSKIHFEGTRNVVNQAQEDEVEKFFHMSALGADENADTEYLRTKGEAEKYVENSNLDWRIMKPSTMFGNGGQFLEFLSSLTTPYLTVLPGKSTKFQPIYVKEVVTLIENSLEDEYSGEKFEVGGSERLSLGEIAVKIEKSKRRSLKALGLPMPIFKLAMTISERIPFSPFGIDQYYSLRTDNITEENAVKNLGLQIDKMKTLDKYLEVGG; this is encoded by the coding sequence ATGAGGATTTTCATAACAGGTGGAACAGGTTTCGTCGGATCACATCTAACCAGAAAACTGGTAGAGAACCACGAAGTTACTGTCGGAAGCCTGAGCCCGGAAGAAGCAACACTCGAACTGCCTGAAGAAGTTGAACGAGAGAGAATCGATGTAACAGACAAGGAAGTTCTGGATTTCTCAGATTATGAATGCGTAATTCATCTTGTAGCACTCTCTCCACTGAAAAAACCTCCTATACCTTATAGTAAAATACATTTTGAAGGAACAAGAAATGTTGTAAATCAGGCCCAGGAAGATGAAGTAGAGAAATTTTTCCATATGAGCGCTCTAGGCGCTGATGAGAACGCAGATACAGAGTACCTGAGAACCAAAGGAGAGGCCGAGAAATATGTTGAGAACTCGAACCTTGACTGGAGGATAATGAAACCTTCAACAATGTTCGGGAATGGCGGACAGTTTCTTGAGTTTCTTTCCAGTCTGACGACTCCATATCTCACAGTTTTACCTGGAAAAAGCACCAAGTTCCAGCCAATCTATGTCAAGGAAGTTGTGACTCTGATAGAAAATTCTCTAGAAGATGAATATTCCGGAGAAAAATTTGAAGTCGGTGGATCTGAGAGACTGAGCCTCGGCGAGATAGCGGTAAAAATCGAGAAAAGCAAGAGAAGAAGCCTGAAAGCTCTGGGTTTACCGATGCCAATATTTAAGCTGGCAATGACAATTTCCGAAAGAATTCCTTTCTCTCCTTTTGGCATTGACCAGTATTACTCCCTGAGGACAGACAATATTACTGAAGAAAACGCCGTAAAAAACCTGGGTCTTCAGATAGATAAAATGAAAACTCTTGACAAATACCTGGAAGTCGGAGGATGA
- the trxA gene encoding thioredoxin, which produces MPTDIDSNKLDDIKNSDETWVIDFWADWCQPCKKLAPIYEDVSEEIDDVNFGKVDMEEHQELGTSMGVRALPTMIIMKGDEEVARTSGMKKKEELKGWIQENS; this is translated from the coding sequence ATGCCGACTGATATTGATTCTAATAAACTGGATGATATTAAGAACTCTGATGAAACCTGGGTAATAGATTTCTGGGCGGACTGGTGTCAGCCCTGCAAGAAACTGGCTCCAATCTATGAAGATGTCTCAGAGGAGATTGATGATGTCAACTTTGGAAAGGTTGATATGGAAGAGCACCAGGAACTGGGAACTTCAATGGGTGTGAGAGCATTACCGACAATGATTATAATGAAAGGTGATGAAGAGGTAGCACGGACATCAGGAATGAAAAAGAAAGAGGAACTGAAAGGCTGGATCCAGGAAAACAGCTAG
- a CDS encoding kinase, whose amino-acid sequence MIVALTGTPGTGKTSVARELEGFEILDLTEFVKKHGIGKQGDKEFNVDVTEMRKKLEEEIEDDQDTIIEGHLAHHFLADYCVVLRCDPEELERRLQKRDYSQEKINENIESEMLDVILTEAVGIQQNIIEIDTTDRELIETVQRIKEKLRNDETGYGRVDWTDHL is encoded by the coding sequence ATGATAGTAGCACTTACAGGAACTCCGGGAACCGGTAAAACTAGTGTGGCCCGAGAGCTTGAGGGGTTCGAAATACTGGATCTAACCGAATTTGTGAAAAAACACGGGATCGGAAAGCAGGGAGACAAAGAGTTCAATGTTGACGTAACCGAGATGAGGAAAAAACTAGAGGAAGAGATTGAGGACGATCAGGATACTATAATTGAAGGCCATCTAGCCCATCATTTCCTGGCAGATTACTGCGTAGTCCTAAGATGTGATCCCGAAGAGCTTGAGAGAAGACTCCAAAAACGGGATTATTCACAGGAAAAGATAAACGAAAACATAGAGTCCGAAATGCTTGACGTCATTCTCACTGAAGCAGTTGGAATACAGCAAAATATCATTGAGATAGATACTACAGATCGAGAATTAATCGAGACTGTTCAAAGGATAAAGGAAAAATTAAGAAACGATGAAACCGGCTATGGCAGAGTAGACTGGACGGACCATCTCTAG